DNA sequence from the Methanobacterium sp. Maddingley MBC34 genome:
GTTTATTCCATTTCTTTTAATTGTTCCTTGAAGAATGAGGAAAGTTCCTGGAGGCTTTTTTTGATGTTTTCTTTGTCTCCATAAACTATTAACAGATTATCTTCCTCAAATTCGATAATAACATTTTCATATTCTGCGATTTCCTGAACCCTATCCTCTGAGAGGGGTACTTTGAAGTTCATTCGGACCATGGAAAATCCGGAAGGGGCACCTACCACGAATTTGGAGTCGGTTTTCTTCTGAGGATATACTACTTCTCCTCTAGAGGCTCTTAAAAGTTTATCCATCCATTTATCTGCATATTCTGAACTTAATTCTTCAGCTAAATTCATGAGAGAATTCTGGATTGAGGTTAAAGATTCATTGATTCGCTTTACCTCTACCTGTCTTTCAGGGTCAGTGGGATCCACCTTGTAGAAGTTAATGATGGTTTTGGCAATCTGGATGTTTTTAGTGATTTTTTTGGGGATTTCCTTATCCTTCTTTCTAAGATCAGTGAGAAGTTCCACCAGTACCAGCCATGTCTGTTCTGCGGGTAATTCGCTCATAAGTAACCTTCCAGAACCTGTTTGGAACTGTGGTTGAGTTTAGCGTCGGCTGCCTGAAGTTCATCATCGATCTCTTTTAAACTTTTAT
Encoded proteins:
- a CDS encoding hypothetical protein (PFAM: Uncharacterized protein conserved in archaea (DUF2096)) — its product is MSELPAEQTWLVLVELLTDLRKKDKEIPKKITKNIQIAKTIINFYKVDPTDPERQVEVKRINESLTSIQNSLMNLAEELSSEYADKWMDKLLRASRGEVVYPQKKTDSKFVVGAPSGFSMVRMNFKVPLSEDRVQEIAEYENVIIEFEEDNLLIVYGDKENIKKSLQELSSFFKEQLKEME